A DNA window from Myxocyprinus asiaticus isolate MX2 ecotype Aquarium Trade chromosome 15, UBuf_Myxa_2, whole genome shotgun sequence contains the following coding sequences:
- the LOC127452590 gene encoding uncharacterized protein LOC127452590 has product MKRRSVWSFHRLPFNSPKILKLWLVALSIDVNTPIWRLRKFDLRVCGAHFSEEDYLTESARKTELKRRCLKKSAVPNIIHHPEQYRVAEIFHPSYGHQNETGGLGPWSPVSLTPKRLQEDGDLFDGNDPSSFDLHIIQVKQEDSDESGFWCSGNMQHDSEKMSGGLDASQPVPLTLNELKSGNFYLGNVETSEVFAQTHSSKTYNPPAISSLHLKTEESIEELTINREDDINLCSTNITYLTNAANVLTFTTPNQVSSTTCRAASSASGLAMKSPCENCLVLAKVREELKVEITVLQKRICALLCTKNSQQLTLCSSHSDHDYGVSSELRTCQFSMDSQMPSAQEQNVSKEMHGLSAVSSLDLKTEQFIEELNSDCCDKLLKGFCRNCLGKSPSKARKNTTQKINHVRNFILHMAKGYPPMKTLLFLDNMDQINKWVESLQKANTTVTNIKHYILDVLAFLKFLDRTARPTSHLTRPSRKRIQRQLRQKLKDIITLTKSHKQDHKGSTLKLHVSRSRVQGCASLHVMMKACR; this is encoded by the exons ATGAAGAGAAGAAGTGTATGGAGTTTTCATCGTCTCCCATTTAATTCTCCAAAGATACTCAAACTATGGTTGGTCGCTCTAAGTATAGACGTGAACACACCGATCTGGAGACTTCGGAAGTTTGATCTCCGAGTGTGTGGCGCTCACTTCTCCGAAGAGGACTACCTGACAGAATCTGCGAGGAAGACAGAACTGAAACGTAGATGCCTGAAGAAATCGGCGGTCCCGAATATCATACACCACCCTGAACAGTACAGAGTAGCTGAG ATCTTTCATCCCAGCTATGGCCATCAGAATGAGACTGGAGGTTTAGGTCCTTGGAGCCCAGTTTCACTTACACCCAAACGACTGCAAGAAGATGGTGATCTTTTTGATGGAAATG ATCCATCCTCCTTTGATCTGCACATCATACAAGTGAAACAGGAAGATTCAGATGAGTCAGGTTTTTGGTGCAGTGGCAACATGCAGCATGATTCAGAGAAGATGTCTGGGGGTTTAGATGCTTCTCAGCCAGTTCCACTTACTCTCAACGAACTGAAAAGTGGAAATTTTTACCTTGGAAATG TGGAAACCTCAGAGGTTTTTGCACAAACTCACAGCAGTAAAACTTACAATCCACCAGCAATCAGCAGTCTGCACTTGAAGACTGAGGAGTCCATTGAGGAACTGACCATTAACAGGGAAGATGACATTAACCTCTGTTCCACCAATATCACATACCTTACCAATGCTGCCAATGTGCTGACATTCACCACTCCAAACCAAGTATCCTCTACCACTTGTCGAGCTGCCAGCTCTGCTTCTGGACTGGCCATGAAGAGTCCATGTGAAAATTGTCTAGTTCTTGCCAAAGTCAGAGAGGAACTCAAAGTGGAGATTACAGTTCTTCAAAAACGTATTTGTGCTCTTCTTTGTACAAAGAACTCCCAACAACTAACACTTTGTTCTTCCCATAGTGACCATGACTATG GGGTAAGTTCAGAGTTGAGAACCTGTCAATTTTCAATGGATTCACAAATGCCCAGTGCACAAGAGCAAAATGTAAGTAAAGAAATGCATGGTCTGTCAGCAGTCAGCAGTCTAGACTTGAAGACTGAACAGTTTATTGAGGAATTGAACAGTGACTGCTGTG ATAAACTTCTCAAAGGTTTCTGCAGGAATTGCTTGGGTAAGAGTCCAAGTAAAGCAAGAAAGAATACAACACAGAAAATCAATCATGTGAGAAACTTCATTCTCCACATGGCTAAAGGATATCCCCCAATGAAAACACTACTCTTTTTAGACAACATGGACCAGATTAATAA GTGGGTGGAGAGCCTCCAAAAAGCTAACACGACAGTCACAAATATCAAACACTACATACTGGACGTATTGGCCTTCCTGAAGTTTTTAGACAGAACGGCTCGGCCCACATCGCACCTCACACGGCCTTCAAGGAAGCGCATTCAGAGACAACTGAGACAGAAGCTGAAAGACATTATCACACTTACAAAATCCCACAAACAGGATCATAAGGGCTCTACACTGAAGCTACATGTTAGCAGATCTCGAGTACAGGGCTGTGCCTCACTGCATGTGATGATGAAGGCTTGTAGATGA